The following coding sequences are from one Granulicella sp. L56 window:
- the trxB gene encoding thioredoxin-disulfide reductase encodes MSNTVTTETTTRDTVILGSGCGGLTAAIYTGRANLKPLVIEGHEPGGQLSITTLVENFPGWPEGVQGPELVENMRKQAEKFGAEVEMGHLVSADLSKSPIVLNFGNKIVHTRTLIVASGASARWLGLPSEQALIGHGVSSCATCDGFFFSGKEICVIGGGDSAMEEAMFLTRFATKVYLIHRSAQFRASKIMLDRAMAHPQIEFLASTVVEEVLGVEEKEVKGIRVRNTITGDVKDIPLSGFFLGIGHVPNAKFFAGQMDLDEDGYIKSKDNVFTTHNGQVIPGVFCAGDVQDRRYRQAITAASSGCMAALEVEKYLEEHGR; translated from the coding sequence ATGTCGAACACTGTTACCACCGAAACCACCACGCGCGACACCGTGATTCTCGGCTCCGGCTGCGGCGGCCTTACCGCCGCCATCTACACCGGACGCGCCAATCTCAAGCCGCTCGTCATCGAAGGCCACGAGCCCGGCGGCCAGCTCTCCATCACCACGCTGGTCGAAAACTTCCCCGGCTGGCCCGAGGGCGTGCAGGGCCCGGAACTTGTCGAGAACATGCGCAAGCAGGCCGAGAAGTTCGGTGCTGAAGTCGAGATGGGGCACCTCGTCAGCGCAGACCTCTCCAAGTCGCCGATCGTTCTCAACTTCGGCAACAAGATCGTCCACACCCGCACGCTCATCGTCGCCTCCGGCGCAAGCGCGCGGTGGCTCGGTCTACCCAGCGAACAGGCCCTCATCGGACATGGCGTCTCTTCTTGCGCCACCTGCGACGGCTTCTTCTTCTCCGGCAAAGAAATCTGCGTCATCGGCGGCGGCGACTCCGCCATGGAAGAAGCAATGTTCCTGACCCGCTTTGCCACCAAGGTCTACTTGATCCACCGCTCGGCACAGTTCCGCGCCAGCAAGATCATGCTGGACCGCGCCATGGCGCATCCGCAGATTGAGTTCCTCGCCAGCACCGTCGTTGAAGAAGTACTCGGCGTCGAAGAGAAGGAAGTCAAAGGCATCCGCGTCCGCAACACCATCACCGGCGACGTGAAGGATATCCCGCTCTCCGGGTTCTTTCTCGGCATCGGCCACGTTCCCAACGCGAAGTTCTTCGCCGGCCAGATGGACCTAGACGAAGACGGCTACATCAAGAGCAAGGACAACGTCTTCACCACGCACAACGGCCAGGTCATCCCCGGCGTCTTCTGCGCGGGCGACGTGCAGGACCGCCGCTACCGCCAGGCCATCACCGCCGCCAGTTCAGGCTGCATGGCAGCGCTTGAAGTAGAAAAGTACCTCGAGGAGCACGGCCGCTAA
- a CDS encoding MFS transporter, translating into MTSAIQNPDTPSAPSIGKVMFPIFLIVFTDIMGFGLMIPLLPFYAEHFGASAFTVGMLLSIFALCQLLAGPPLGQLSDRIGRKPVLVISQIGTLVGYILLAVSNTLWLVFAARIIDGLTAGNISVAHAYVSDNTAPQQRTKAFGIVGSAFGLGMLVGPSLGGLLARHSLTTPIWGACVLSALSIVATAVLLPKGVKAEHKGPSESLLPVKPILDCFRDPATSGIFFLLSLFYFVFNTFISGFALFLAGRVTWGGEPIGPQTAGFMFAYAGLLNFFFQAIALGHLLRWFRERTLVLAGFLLMAIGFGLLSLSHTVLVTLVFLTLSHSGAAVLRPTIIARLSKRVSPQRQGLVMGVNQSVMSIASVLAPLVVGALIDHGLYVGWALWMSVIAAAGAFGVARISSMRDEPVVS; encoded by the coding sequence ATGACAAGCGCAATCCAAAATCCAGACACCCCGTCCGCTCCTTCCATCGGCAAGGTAATGTTCCCGATTTTTCTCATCGTCTTTACAGACATCATGGGCTTTGGCCTGATGATTCCTCTGTTGCCTTTCTACGCAGAGCATTTTGGAGCTTCCGCCTTTACAGTCGGTATGCTCCTGTCGATTTTCGCTCTCTGTCAATTGCTCGCTGGACCTCCGCTAGGGCAGCTCTCGGATCGAATTGGCAGAAAACCTGTGTTGGTGATCAGTCAGATCGGCACACTTGTGGGATACATCCTGCTCGCCGTGTCGAACACCCTATGGCTCGTATTTGCGGCAAGGATCATTGACGGCTTGACTGCGGGAAACATTTCGGTCGCCCACGCCTACGTCTCGGACAATACGGCACCCCAACAGAGAACGAAGGCCTTCGGTATCGTCGGATCTGCTTTTGGTCTGGGCATGCTTGTTGGGCCAAGCCTCGGCGGGCTCCTGGCCAGGCACAGCCTGACGACACCGATTTGGGGAGCTTGCGTTCTTTCAGCCCTCAGCATCGTGGCGACGGCCGTGCTGTTGCCGAAGGGAGTAAAGGCTGAGCACAAAGGGCCGTCCGAGAGTCTGCTTCCCGTCAAACCGATCCTGGATTGCTTTCGCGATCCGGCGACAAGCGGAATCTTTTTTCTCTTGTCTCTCTTCTATTTCGTCTTCAACACCTTCATATCCGGCTTCGCTTTGTTTTTGGCCGGGCGCGTCACCTGGGGAGGAGAGCCGATAGGACCGCAGACCGCAGGGTTTATGTTCGCTTACGCCGGTCTCTTGAATTTCTTCTTCCAGGCAATAGCTCTGGGACACCTTTTACGGTGGTTCCGGGAACGCACCTTGGTCTTGGCAGGTTTCCTGCTGATGGCCATCGGATTTGGTCTGCTCTCGCTGAGCCATACAGTTCTCGTAACGTTGGTGTTCCTTACCCTGAGCCATAGTGGCGCGGCGGTGCTCAGGCCGACGATCATAGCGCGGCTCTCTAAACGTGTTTCGCCACAGCGTCAGGGGCTCGTGATGGGCGTCAATCAATCCGTAATGTCGATTGCCTCTGTTCTCGCACCTCTGGTGGTTGGGGCCTTGATCGATCATGGCTTATACGTTGGCTGGGCTCTCTGGATGTCTGTCATCGCTGCTGCAGGAGCATTTGGTGTGGCACGCATTTCGTCCATGAGAGATGAACCAGTGGTGAGTTAG
- a CDS encoding peroxiredoxin-like family protein yields MAYKQAAEAIQAKVKAALGEQFSIISGDMERVRSSDVLDNALKVGDAAPEFTLPDAFGHEVSLKSLLAEGPLVVSFYRGEWCPYCNLELRELQAALPKIQALGAKLVAISPEKPDSGIVATEKNQLTYPVLSDFKNVVARQFGIVFQVGDGVKELGKARFNNDLTVRNGEGSYQLPVPATYVIDASGIIRFSHVDADYMTGRVEAETVVAALEAIARPVAQ; encoded by the coding sequence ATGGCTTACAAACAAGCGGCAGAGGCGATACAGGCGAAGGTGAAGGCTGCCCTCGGAGAGCAGTTCAGCATTATTTCCGGTGATATGGAGCGCGTCCGCTCGTCCGACGTGCTGGACAACGCTTTGAAAGTCGGCGATGCCGCGCCTGAGTTTACCCTGCCGGACGCATTCGGCCATGAAGTCTCGCTCAAGAGTCTGCTGGCAGAAGGACCGCTCGTTGTCAGTTTCTACAGAGGCGAATGGTGCCCGTATTGCAATCTCGAGCTGCGTGAACTGCAGGCGGCTCTGCCAAAGATTCAGGCGCTGGGCGCGAAACTGGTCGCGATCTCGCCCGAGAAACCGGATAGCGGAATTGTCGCAACCGAAAAGAACCAACTGACCTACCCCGTCCTCAGCGACTTCAAGAACGTGGTCGCGCGGCAGTTTGGCATCGTCTTCCAAGTGGGAGATGGAGTGAAAGAACTCGGCAAGGCAAGGTTCAATAACGATTTAACAGTCCGCAATGGAGAAGGCTCTTACCAGCTCCCTGTGCCCGCCACGTATGTGATCGACGCTTCGGGGATCATTCGGTTTTCCCACGTCGACGCGGACTACATGACCGGACGTGTGGAGGCGGAAACAGTGGTGGCGGCACTGGAAGCAATCGCTCGGCCCGTCGCGCAATAA
- a CDS encoding TetR/AcrR family transcriptional regulator, with the protein MARTLEFDYDTSLERATRLFWKGGYAGTSLRDLLKEMGIGESSFYNTLKSKKRAYLECLKHYNDTVDQKRSKEFLTAPTAALGVRALFKDILESLDNPDTPSVICMMAGSLTHEVLDETELRQYIEGRISTLQDAMIARMSADKRDGLLADGFEPQLVVPVVLTYMQGLWRMALVSYERSRFEQQIEVFLTGLGL; encoded by the coding sequence ATGGCACGGACTTTGGAGTTCGATTACGACACTAGCTTGGAACGGGCGACCCGGCTGTTCTGGAAGGGTGGCTATGCTGGCACTTCGCTGCGCGATCTCCTCAAAGAAATGGGTATCGGGGAAAGCTCGTTTTACAACACCCTGAAAAGCAAGAAGCGAGCCTACCTGGAGTGCCTGAAGCATTACAACGACACTGTCGATCAAAAGCGTTCCAAGGAATTTCTTACGGCACCCACGGCCGCACTGGGCGTACGTGCGCTGTTCAAGGACATCCTGGAATCTCTTGATAATCCCGATACACCTTCGGTCATCTGCATGATGGCTGGAAGCCTGACCCACGAGGTACTTGATGAGACTGAACTGCGACAGTACATCGAAGGGCGAATCTCCACACTTCAGGACGCGATGATTGCTCGGATGAGTGCCGATAAGCGGGATGGGCTTCTCGCGGATGGCTTCGAGCCTCAGCTCGTAGTGCCGGTCGTCCTCACTTACATGCAGGGCCTCTGGCGAATGGCCCTTGTGTCCTACGAGAGGTCTCGCTTCGAGCAGCAGATCGAAGTCTTTCTCACCGGGCTTGGACTCTAG
- a CDS encoding IS1595 family transposase, with product MDTLKTLKTLQEAIVYFANPDNCVAYMVSKRWKDGVICPNCGSREVKYMESRRVWQCKTRHPKSQFSVKVGSVYEDSAIGLDKWLTATWMVVNCKNGVSSYEIARSIGITQKSAWFMLHRIRTAMDEDIHTKLGHNNMVEIDETFVGGKVKNIHKGKRKQSASYQGGGNKAIVLGMLERGGKVRANTVADRRKPTMQPTILENVAASAHIITDEHSSYPFIAADTYYHEVINHVEGYVRGHIHTNGIENFWSLLKRGLTGTYISVDPVHLDKYVTEQVFRYNNRKGLNDGGRFGICVEQTFGKRLTYKQLTGKA from the coding sequence ATGGACACGCTGAAGACACTCAAAACCCTCCAAGAAGCAATCGTCTACTTTGCAAACCCTGACAATTGTGTAGCTTACATGGTGTCTAAGCGTTGGAAGGATGGAGTGATTTGCCCCAACTGCGGCTCCCGCGAAGTGAAGTACATGGAGTCTAGGCGTGTGTGGCAGTGCAAGACCCGTCATCCTAAGAGCCAGTTCTCGGTCAAGGTTGGAAGTGTCTATGAAGACAGCGCAATTGGCCTAGACAAGTGGTTGACCGCAACCTGGATGGTCGTCAATTGCAAAAACGGTGTGTCCAGTTATGAGATTGCCCGTTCCATCGGTATCACACAAAAATCTGCTTGGTTCATGCTGCATCGTATCCGTACCGCGATGGATGAAGACATACACACCAAACTCGGCCATAACAATATGGTGGAGATTGACGAGACGTTTGTAGGCGGCAAAGTAAAGAACATTCACAAGGGCAAACGTAAGCAGTCTGCTTCATATCAGGGTGGTGGTAACAAGGCCATCGTTCTAGGGATGCTGGAGCGTGGTGGTAAGGTTCGCGCCAACACCGTTGCAGACCGCCGCAAACCTACTATGCAGCCCACGATTCTTGAGAACGTGGCGGCTAGTGCTCACATCATCACAGACGAGCACTCCAGCTACCCCTTCATCGCTGCTGACACCTACTACCATGAGGTCATCAATCACGTTGAAGGTTATGTACGTGGACACATCCACACAAACGGCATTGAGAACTTCTGGAGTCTGTTGAAGCGCGGCCTGACTGGAACCTATATCTCAGTCGATCCGGTTCATCTGGACAAGTATGTGACCGAGCAGGTATTCCGCTACAACAATCGTAAAGGGCTGAATGATGGTGGACGGTTTGGTATCTGTGTAGAGCAGACTTTCGGCAAACGGCTTACCTATAAGCAACTGACGGGCAAAGCGTAG
- a CDS encoding site-specific integrase produces MRERAMVMLVGSTGLRRSEMFALRWSDIDLATMQVSVTRAVGAQLLRRVKTLASRKSVPLNACVCAVLADWRNESPYCSDDDFLFPSIRLNGKKPLTPDMVLTKIIRPALLAAGVTDKVIGWHSFRYSLASNLRSMGIDVKVAQELLRHANSHITLDIYTRAVSADKREVSEKQIEILMEKVAVPEPSYRSVPAALEASL; encoded by the coding sequence CTGCGTGAGCGTGCGATGGTGATGCTGGTGGGATCAACGGGGCTCCGCCGGTCTGAGATGTTCGCTCTTCGGTGGTCAGACATCGACTTGGCGACTATGCAGGTGTCGGTCACGCGGGCCGTAGGTGCGCAATTACTTCGGCGAGTGAAAACACTGGCGAGCCGGAAGTCGGTTCCTCTGAATGCCTGCGTCTGCGCGGTTCTGGCAGACTGGAGAAATGAGTCACCGTATTGCAGTGACGATGACTTCCTGTTTCCGTCAATCCGGCTGAATGGTAAGAAGCCATTGACGCCGGATATGGTACTCACCAAAATCATCAGGCCTGCGCTCCTGGCAGCAGGCGTCACGGACAAGGTGATCGGGTGGCACAGCTTTCGCTATTCGCTCGCGTCGAACCTGCGGTCTATGGGGATCGATGTGAAGGTGGCGCAGGAACTCCTGAGGCACGCAAACTCACACATCACCCTGGACATTTATACGCGCGCCGTCTCGGCCGATAAACGCGAGGTGAGTGAGAAGCAGATTGAGATATTGATGGAAAAAGTCGCCGTGCCGGAGCCATCGTACCGGTCCGTACCGGCCGCTTTAGAAGCGTCACTGTAG
- a CDS encoding tetratricopeptide repeat protein has translation MWINRSFESWVSHGTGVAVALLLSAVAVSGQGVSKIHSAESPLQEHYDAAETLQGKGDLEQAAFQYKLFLAEALHRVANGWAQVGEYPEAVPLFDEALALTPNNAALTMDYAEAALDAHDMLKAQHLAQELVDSSPKNARDSRTARLHWLLGQAMLGMDDNEKARDQFATAVGISPNFENQYALASAYLAMLDKDNAAKIFKKMLAEFGDTAQIHMEFGLAYGNADFPEEAIPEFRKTLARNNTFLDAHYSLGASYLRRSGDTASHEAEAEFRKELSLHPDDFLSYYELGSLAMNQHHLPEAVSNLTRAAALNSHSDDTFLLLGDVYSELGRTTEEESALRKAIQVCTDPSRNHYQIRGAHYELGLLLKKEGKTEESKKELQISQDLLLENRKLDVANMAGKSILRFPSRKTDTVPDPAAAAKVKRLEQQIGPAIADSFDNLGVITAQDEDYTTASGYFKQAAQWNPGMDGLDYNWGRAAFGARDYHQAVLCLGRYMQAHPEDARSRVPLGMSQFMLSDYRGAIDTLSSLGAQLNIVPLLAYAYAESLVKTGDVGLGVDRLEHLEEVDPSLAIVPVALGEAYAGQKQYQKAEVQLRMALRMNPADKNAKYNLALTLIALDQKDEAQSLLKELAQQPETNNPAIYYQLGKLQLDQGDTNAAITNLEAATKLAPEDNATRIELMEAYLRKGEAGKPQNKKH, from the coding sequence ATGTGGATAAATCGATCGTTCGAGAGTTGGGTATCACATGGCACCGGCGTAGCTGTAGCCCTGCTTCTGTCTGCCGTTGCTGTCTCTGGTCAAGGCGTCTCGAAGATCCATTCGGCAGAGTCGCCACTGCAGGAGCATTACGATGCAGCGGAGACCTTGCAGGGAAAGGGCGACCTGGAGCAAGCTGCGTTTCAATACAAGCTGTTTCTCGCCGAGGCGTTGCATCGGGTTGCAAACGGCTGGGCACAGGTTGGAGAATATCCGGAAGCGGTCCCGCTCTTCGATGAAGCCCTCGCACTCACTCCGAACAACGCCGCGCTGACGATGGACTACGCCGAGGCAGCGCTAGACGCGCACGATATGCTCAAGGCCCAGCATCTGGCACAGGAATTAGTCGATTCTTCTCCAAAAAACGCCAGAGACAGTCGGACGGCGAGGCTGCATTGGCTCCTCGGTCAGGCGATGCTTGGTATGGACGACAACGAGAAAGCCAGGGATCAGTTTGCAACTGCGGTAGGCATCAGCCCCAACTTTGAGAACCAGTACGCCCTGGCCAGCGCATATCTTGCGATGCTGGACAAAGACAATGCGGCAAAGATCTTTAAGAAGATGCTTGCTGAATTTGGCGATACAGCTCAGATCCACATGGAGTTCGGCCTCGCCTATGGGAACGCCGACTTTCCCGAAGAAGCAATTCCGGAGTTCCGGAAGACGCTTGCCAGAAATAACACGTTTCTCGACGCCCATTACTCGCTAGGAGCCTCTTATCTGAGGAGATCGGGGGACACCGCCTCTCACGAGGCTGAGGCGGAGTTCCGCAAGGAACTCTCCCTTCATCCTGACGATTTTCTTAGCTATTACGAGCTCGGCTCTCTCGCAATGAATCAACATCACCTACCCGAGGCAGTCAGCAACCTTACTCGCGCTGCTGCTTTGAACTCCCACAGCGACGATACATTTCTGTTGCTGGGCGACGTGTACAGTGAGCTAGGCAGGACCACAGAGGAGGAGTCTGCGCTGCGCAAGGCAATTCAGGTATGTACCGATCCTTCGCGAAACCATTACCAGATCCGCGGCGCTCACTATGAGTTAGGTCTCTTGCTGAAAAAGGAGGGGAAAACCGAAGAAAGCAAAAAGGAATTGCAGATCTCCCAGGACTTGCTGCTTGAGAATAGAAAACTGGATGTTGCCAACATGGCTGGCAAGTCGATTTTAAGATTTCCTTCTCGAAAAACCGATACGGTACCCGATCCCGCCGCCGCCGCAAAGGTAAAACGACTCGAGCAGCAGATTGGGCCTGCCATTGCGGATAGCTTTGACAACCTTGGAGTTATCACTGCGCAGGACGAGGACTATACAACGGCTTCCGGCTACTTTAAACAAGCGGCCCAATGGAACCCGGGGATGGATGGGCTAGATTACAACTGGGGCCGGGCAGCTTTTGGCGCCCGTGACTATCATCAAGCTGTGCTCTGCCTAGGTAGATACATGCAGGCTCATCCGGAGGACGCCCGCTCTCGCGTCCCTCTTGGCATGAGTCAATTCATGCTGTCAGATTACCGTGGGGCCATCGATACGCTTTCCTCCCTGGGGGCTCAACTGAATATTGTCCCACTGCTCGCCTATGCGTATGCAGAATCGCTGGTAAAAACCGGCGACGTGGGCTTAGGCGTTGATCGCCTGGAGCATCTGGAGGAAGTTGATCCCAGTCTTGCCATAGTTCCTGTTGCTCTTGGGGAAGCCTATGCAGGTCAGAAGCAGTATCAGAAGGCAGAAGTTCAATTACGCATGGCGCTCCGTATGAATCCCGCTGATAAGAATGCGAAATACAATCTTGCGCTTACGCTGATTGCTCTTGATCAAAAAGACGAAGCGCAGTCTCTGCTGAAAGAGTTGGCGCAGCAGCCAGAAACGAACAATCCGGCAATCTATTATCAACTCGGCAAGCTTCAACTCGACCAAGGGGATACAAATGCCGCGATTACCAATTTGGAAGCCGCGACCAAATTGGCGCCAGAGGACAACGCGACTCGTATCGAGCTGATGGAAGCCTATCTCCGGAAGGGCGAGGCGGGAAAACCACAAAATAAAAAACATTAA
- a CDS encoding tetratricopeptide repeat protein has translation MPFLFRFSLAVSKFVLKRLMCGSTALSGVMLVCMLFGSVASGQQQDAGRKQYSEKIASGYNYRFGKDLSFTPGNPEVQGGGFIQPGAFPDATYCAHCHQEAYHQWRQALHSNSFREPFYRTSVNLVNNTKGIEFSRHCDSCHNPIGVLSGALTENSQVDRKFDGNGVTCMVCHSIQGLKSTSGNGGFIMGVPSVMVDENGNRIPGEVPYDESLNHTDRHSRAVMQGFYRTPEFCAACHKANLPEHLNDYKFLSAFVTFDEWQNSKFSHRNPLTFYTGDFKTCQNCHMQRAPNTLPDYGAKHGTFASHSWAAGNTGVPFYYGFDEQLEKTLRFLQAQDYLNIDIFGIKKANEEKLIGPLGSVPFRIEPNDILDAYVVIQNKNIGHSLIPEVRDLYEAWVEFTVKDPQGKDIYHSGFLKPGGELNPRTHSFTSRPVDKDGKFVDNHQVQTIHSVAYDNTIQSGRSTLVRYRFRVPADIKGSITITAKVNYRHFRQSYINNVLGKDHPAYPVVELAARSRTLKIGDNPSVPPEPGDNPDWMRWNNLGIGYLDQLQYAAAAHAFSEVAHLRPDYADGYTNIALTETEWEKYKPARIAVEKALSLSPNNARALYYRALLERRAGESDAELADLEEVVQQYPQSRDARRELGVTYFQRDDDEHAIQQFQALEVIDPDDIAAHYNLSVLYRRMGMKKPAEQEQALLITEKADPEALTGSLKFLNNHPEISAESVPWHIHTDLPHDESPAAQSER, from the coding sequence ATGCCATTTCTATTCCGATTTTCGTTGGCGGTGTCTAAGTTCGTGCTAAAGCGGTTAATGTGCGGTTCTACCGCTCTCTCCGGTGTAATGCTTGTCTGCATGCTGTTCGGCTCTGTTGCATCCGGGCAGCAACAGGATGCGGGGCGCAAGCAATACTCGGAAAAGATCGCATCTGGCTACAACTACCGCTTTGGCAAGGATCTTTCCTTCACGCCAGGCAACCCTGAGGTGCAAGGCGGCGGCTTTATCCAGCCTGGAGCTTTTCCCGACGCTACATATTGCGCGCACTGCCACCAGGAGGCGTATCACCAGTGGCGTCAGGCGCTGCACTCGAACTCCTTTCGCGAGCCGTTTTACCGCACCAGCGTGAACCTCGTCAACAACACGAAAGGCATTGAATTCTCACGGCACTGCGATAGCTGTCACAACCCGATCGGTGTGCTCAGCGGCGCTCTCACTGAAAATTCGCAGGTAGACAGAAAATTCGATGGCAACGGAGTGACCTGCATGGTCTGTCACTCAATACAGGGTCTGAAGTCCACCAGCGGCAACGGCGGTTTTATCATGGGAGTTCCGTCAGTGATGGTGGATGAAAACGGCAACCGCATCCCTGGAGAGGTTCCATACGACGAGAGCCTAAATCATACGGACCGTCATTCCCGGGCCGTCATGCAAGGCTTTTACCGGACCCCTGAGTTCTGCGCCGCATGTCATAAGGCGAACTTGCCGGAGCATCTAAATGACTACAAATTCTTGAGCGCATTTGTCACTTTTGACGAGTGGCAGAACTCGAAATTCTCGCACCGGAATCCGTTGACTTTTTATACAGGAGACTTCAAGACCTGCCAGAACTGCCACATGCAGCGCGCTCCGAACACGCTGCCGGACTATGGAGCGAAGCATGGCACGTTTGCATCGCATAGCTGGGCTGCCGGAAATACAGGGGTTCCGTTCTATTACGGCTTCGATGAGCAATTGGAGAAGACGTTGAGATTTCTCCAGGCCCAGGATTATCTGAATATAGATATCTTCGGTATAAAGAAGGCCAATGAAGAGAAACTCATCGGGCCACTTGGTTCGGTGCCTTTTCGTATCGAGCCGAACGACATCCTCGACGCGTACGTCGTAATCCAGAATAAGAACATAGGACACTCGCTGATTCCGGAAGTCCGCGATCTATATGAAGCTTGGGTGGAATTCACCGTCAAAGACCCCCAGGGCAAGGATATCTATCACAGCGGCTTTCTCAAGCCGGGCGGCGAACTCAATCCGCGCACGCACAGCTTTACCAGCCGGCCCGTGGATAAGGACGGCAAGTTTGTCGACAACCATCAGGTCCAGACGATCCACTCGGTCGCTTATGACAATACCATCCAGTCTGGGCGGTCGACGCTGGTTCGATACCGCTTCCGCGTTCCTGCAGATATCAAAGGCTCCATCACCATCACAGCGAAGGTAAATTACCGCCATTTCCGGCAAAGTTATATCAATAATGTGCTTGGCAAGGACCATCCTGCCTATCCCGTGGTGGAGCTGGCGGCGCGCAGCCGGACGCTGAAAATCGGTGATAATCCTTCAGTTCCGCCTGAGCCTGGAGATAATCCGGATTGGATGCGCTGGAACAACCTCGGTATCGGCTATCTTGATCAGCTTCAATATGCCGCGGCGGCCCACGCATTTTCAGAAGTAGCCCATCTGCGACCAGATTACGCAGATGGCTACACGAATATCGCATTAACCGAGACCGAGTGGGAGAAGTATAAGCCAGCGCGAATCGCTGTCGAAAAGGCGCTATCGCTGAGTCCGAACAATGCACGCGCCCTCTATTACAGGGCACTGCTGGAGCGGAGAGCGGGAGAGTCCGACGCGGAGTTGGCTGATCTTGAAGAAGTGGTACAGCAGTACCCTCAGTCGCGCGACGCTCGACGAGAGCTGGGCGTTACCTATTTTCAACGGGACGATGATGAACATGCGATACAGCAGTTTCAGGCGCTCGAAGTGATCGACCCGGACGACATTGCGGCGCACTACAATTTGTCAGTCCTCTATCGGCGGATGGGCATGAAAAAGCCGGCTGAGCAGGAGCAGGCACTCCTTATCACCGAAAAGGCCGATCCGGAAGCACTCACCGGGTCACTTAAATTTCTGAATAACCATCCGGAGATCTCAGCCGAGAGCGTTCCGTGGCACATCCATACAGATTTGCCGCATGATGAAAGCCCAGCAGCCCAAAGTGAGCGATGA